A region from the Gallus gallus isolate bGalGal1 chromosome 25, bGalGal1.mat.broiler.GRCg7b, whole genome shotgun sequence genome encodes:
- the ZBTB7B gene encoding zinc finger and BTB domain-containing protein 7B isoform X1, whose translation MDGRMEMQLRAPRRARVRTMASPEDDLIGIPFPEHSSELLSSLNEQRHLGVLCDVTIKTQGLEYRTHRAVLAACSRYFKKLFAGPGPGQEVCELDFVGPEALGALLEFAYTATLTISSSNMGEVLQAAQLLEIPCVIAACADILQCHGLEAPGPDDDDCERARRYLEAFATLPDGDAPAAPPARPAARRSKKTRKFLQARGARLNNHSEEPPAEAEGSHSPLPAPQPPSPPPAPEGLAQPYEPFEVPEEEELPPHAFPFPYQMSPEEGGSDDDAIDPDLMAYLSSLHHEALAPGLDSPDKLVRKRRSQMPQECPVCHKVIHGAGKLPRHMRTHTGEKPFACQVCGVRFTRNDKLKIHMRKHTGERPYSCQHCSARFLHSYDLKNHMHLHTGARPYECYLCHKAFAKDDHLQRHLKGQNCLEVRTRRRRREDPPPPPTPDAPPGIDLSNGRLEGLRLSLARYWGPAQIKEEEEEPEMEMEPEAEEGPQPDGMVPVEMV comes from the exons ATGGACGGACGGATGGAGATGCAGCTCCGTGCACCGCGCCGCGCTCGG GTGAGGACGATGGCGAGCCCCGAGGACGACCTGATCGGCATCCCCTTCCCCGAGCACAGCAGCgagctgctgagcagcctgaACGAGCAGCGGCACCTCGGGGTGCTGTGCGACGTCACCATCAAGACGCAGGGCTTGGAGTACCGCACGCACCGCGCCGTGCTGGCCGCCTGCAGCCGCTACTTCAAGAAGCTGTtcgcggggccggggccgggccaGGAGGTCTGCGAGTTGGACTTTGTGGGGCCGGAGGCGTTGGGAGCTCTGCTGGAGTTCGCCTACACCGCCACGCTGACCATCAGCAGCTCCAACATGGGcgaggtgctgcaggcagcccagctgctggagaTCCCGTGCGTCATCGCCGCCTGCGCCGACATCCTGCAGTGCCACGGCTTGGAAGCTCCCGGCCCCGATGACGACGACTGCGAGCGCGCCCGTCGGTACCTGGAGGCGTTCGCCACCCTCCCCGACGGGGACgcccccgccgctccccccgcccgccccgccgctcgcCGCAGCAAGAAGACCCGCAAGTTCCTGCAGGCGCGCGGCGCTCGCCTCAACAACCACAGCGAGGAGCCGCCCGCCGAGGCCGAAGGCTCCCACAGCCCCCtgcccgccccgcagcccccttCTCCACCCCCGGCGCCCGAGGGCTTGGCGCAGCCCTACGAGCCCTTCGAGGTGcccgaggaggaggagctgccGCCGCACGCCTTCCCCTTCCCGTACCAGATGTCACCCGAGGAGGGCGGCTCGGACGACGACGCCATCGACCCCGACCTGATGGCGTATCTGAGCTCGCTGCACCACGAGGCGCTGGCGCCCGGGCTGGATAGCCCCGATAAATTGGTGCGCAAACGGCGTTCCCAAATGCCCCAGGAGTGCCCCGTGTGCCACAAAGTCATCCACGGCGCCGGCAAGCTGCCGCGCCACATGCGCACGCACACGGGGGAGAAGCCCTTCGCCTGCCAGGTGTGCGGCGTGCGCTTCACGCG GAACGACAAGCTGAAGATCCACATGCGCAAGCACACGGGCGAGCGGCCCTACTCGTGCCAGCACTGCAGCGCCCGCTTCCTGCACAGCTACGACCTGAAGAACCACATGCACCTGCACACGGGCGCGCGGCCCTACGAGTGCTACCTCTGCCACAAAGCCTTCGCCAAGGACGACCACCTGCAGCGGCACCTCAAGGGTCAGAACTGCCTGGAGGTCCGCACCCGACGCCGACGCCGCGAagaccccccccctccgccgACCCCCGACGCGCCGCCCGGCATCGACCTCTCCAACGGGCGCCTGGAGGGGCTGCGCCTCTCCCTCGCTCGTTATTGGGGGCCGGCGCAGataaaggaggaggaggaggagccggagatggagatggagccCGAGGCTGAAGAGGGGCCGCAGCCGGACGGCATGGTGCCCGTGGAGATGGTGTAG
- the ZBTB7B gene encoding zinc finger and BTB domain-containing protein 7B isoform X3, producing the protein MGAEGAGASWRRRRGGPGGAAVQVEAEAGLRPRDRRWAGRGAQVSAERAGGERRRRGAGGGSAGPDGPTALSVRRERRTHRYRPGARSPAPVRTMASPEDDLIGIPFPEHSSELLSSLNEQRHLGVLCDVTIKTQGLEYRTHRAVLAACSRYFKKLFAGPGPGQEVCELDFVGPEALGALLEFAYTATLTISSSNMGEVLQAAQLLEIPCVIAACADILQCHGLEAPGPDDDDCERARRYLEAFATLPDGDAPAAPPARPAARRSKKTRKFLQARGARLNNHSEEPPAEAEGSHSPLPAPQPPSPPPAPEGLAQPYEPFEVPEEEELPPHAFPFPYQMSPEEGGSDDDAIDPDLMAYLSSLHHEALAPGLDSPDKLVRKRRSQMPQECPVCHKVIHGAGKLPRHMRTHTGEKPFACQVCGVRFTRNDKLKIHMRKHTGERPYSCQHCSARFLHSYDLKNHMHLHTGARPYECYLCHKAFAKDDHLQRHLKGQNCLEVRTRRRRREDPPPPPTPDAPPGIDLSNGRLEGLRLSLARYWGPAQIKEEEEEPEMEMEPEAEEGPQPDGMVPVEMV; encoded by the exons ATGGGCGCGGAGGGGGCGGGCGCTTCCTGGAGGCGGCGGAGGggggggccgggcggggcggcggtGCAGGTGGAGGCGGAGGCGGGGCTGCGGCCCCGGGACCGGCGctgggcggggcggggcgcgcaGGTGAGCGCGGAGCGCGCAGGTGGAGAGCGGCGGAGGCGCGGAGCGGGCGGGGGGAGCGCGGGGCCCGACGGACCGACGGCTCTGTCTGTACGGAGGGAGCGACGGACGCACCGCTACCGGCCCGGtgcccgcagcccggccccg GTGAGGACGATGGCGAGCCCCGAGGACGACCTGATCGGCATCCCCTTCCCCGAGCACAGCAGCgagctgctgagcagcctgaACGAGCAGCGGCACCTCGGGGTGCTGTGCGACGTCACCATCAAGACGCAGGGCTTGGAGTACCGCACGCACCGCGCCGTGCTGGCCGCCTGCAGCCGCTACTTCAAGAAGCTGTtcgcggggccggggccgggccaGGAGGTCTGCGAGTTGGACTTTGTGGGGCCGGAGGCGTTGGGAGCTCTGCTGGAGTTCGCCTACACCGCCACGCTGACCATCAGCAGCTCCAACATGGGcgaggtgctgcaggcagcccagctgctggagaTCCCGTGCGTCATCGCCGCCTGCGCCGACATCCTGCAGTGCCACGGCTTGGAAGCTCCCGGCCCCGATGACGACGACTGCGAGCGCGCCCGTCGGTACCTGGAGGCGTTCGCCACCCTCCCCGACGGGGACgcccccgccgctccccccgcccgccccgccgctcgcCGCAGCAAGAAGACCCGCAAGTTCCTGCAGGCGCGCGGCGCTCGCCTCAACAACCACAGCGAGGAGCCGCCCGCCGAGGCCGAAGGCTCCCACAGCCCCCtgcccgccccgcagcccccttCTCCACCCCCGGCGCCCGAGGGCTTGGCGCAGCCCTACGAGCCCTTCGAGGTGcccgaggaggaggagctgccGCCGCACGCCTTCCCCTTCCCGTACCAGATGTCACCCGAGGAGGGCGGCTCGGACGACGACGCCATCGACCCCGACCTGATGGCGTATCTGAGCTCGCTGCACCACGAGGCGCTGGCGCCCGGGCTGGATAGCCCCGATAAATTGGTGCGCAAACGGCGTTCCCAAATGCCCCAGGAGTGCCCCGTGTGCCACAAAGTCATCCACGGCGCCGGCAAGCTGCCGCGCCACATGCGCACGCACACGGGGGAGAAGCCCTTCGCCTGCCAGGTGTGCGGCGTGCGCTTCACGCG GAACGACAAGCTGAAGATCCACATGCGCAAGCACACGGGCGAGCGGCCCTACTCGTGCCAGCACTGCAGCGCCCGCTTCCTGCACAGCTACGACCTGAAGAACCACATGCACCTGCACACGGGCGCGCGGCCCTACGAGTGCTACCTCTGCCACAAAGCCTTCGCCAAGGACGACCACCTGCAGCGGCACCTCAAGGGTCAGAACTGCCTGGAGGTCCGCACCCGACGCCGACGCCGCGAagaccccccccctccgccgACCCCCGACGCGCCGCCCGGCATCGACCTCTCCAACGGGCGCCTGGAGGGGCTGCGCCTCTCCCTCGCTCGTTATTGGGGGCCGGCGCAGataaaggaggaggaggaggagccggagatggagatggagccCGAGGCTGAAGAGGGGCCGCAGCCGGACGGCATGGTGCCCGTGGAGATGGTGTAG
- the ZBTB7B gene encoding zinc finger and BTB domain-containing protein 7B isoform X4 — protein MGAEGAGASWRRRRGGPGGAAVQVEAEAGLRPRDRRWAGRGAQVRTMASPEDDLIGIPFPEHSSELLSSLNEQRHLGVLCDVTIKTQGLEYRTHRAVLAACSRYFKKLFAGPGPGQEVCELDFVGPEALGALLEFAYTATLTISSSNMGEVLQAAQLLEIPCVIAACADILQCHGLEAPGPDDDDCERARRYLEAFATLPDGDAPAAPPARPAARRSKKTRKFLQARGARLNNHSEEPPAEAEGSHSPLPAPQPPSPPPAPEGLAQPYEPFEVPEEEELPPHAFPFPYQMSPEEGGSDDDAIDPDLMAYLSSLHHEALAPGLDSPDKLVRKRRSQMPQECPVCHKVIHGAGKLPRHMRTHTGEKPFACQVCGVRFTRNDKLKIHMRKHTGERPYSCQHCSARFLHSYDLKNHMHLHTGARPYECYLCHKAFAKDDHLQRHLKGQNCLEVRTRRRRREDPPPPPTPDAPPGIDLSNGRLEGLRLSLARYWGPAQIKEEEEEPEMEMEPEAEEGPQPDGMVPVEMV, from the exons ATGGGCGCGGAGGGGGCGGGCGCTTCCTGGAGGCGGCGGAGGggggggccgggcggggcggcggtGCAGGTGGAGGCGGAGGCGGGGCTGCGGCCCCGGGACCGGCGctgggcggggcggggcgcgcaG GTGAGGACGATGGCGAGCCCCGAGGACGACCTGATCGGCATCCCCTTCCCCGAGCACAGCAGCgagctgctgagcagcctgaACGAGCAGCGGCACCTCGGGGTGCTGTGCGACGTCACCATCAAGACGCAGGGCTTGGAGTACCGCACGCACCGCGCCGTGCTGGCCGCCTGCAGCCGCTACTTCAAGAAGCTGTtcgcggggccggggccgggccaGGAGGTCTGCGAGTTGGACTTTGTGGGGCCGGAGGCGTTGGGAGCTCTGCTGGAGTTCGCCTACACCGCCACGCTGACCATCAGCAGCTCCAACATGGGcgaggtgctgcaggcagcccagctgctggagaTCCCGTGCGTCATCGCCGCCTGCGCCGACATCCTGCAGTGCCACGGCTTGGAAGCTCCCGGCCCCGATGACGACGACTGCGAGCGCGCCCGTCGGTACCTGGAGGCGTTCGCCACCCTCCCCGACGGGGACgcccccgccgctccccccgcccgccccgccgctcgcCGCAGCAAGAAGACCCGCAAGTTCCTGCAGGCGCGCGGCGCTCGCCTCAACAACCACAGCGAGGAGCCGCCCGCCGAGGCCGAAGGCTCCCACAGCCCCCtgcccgccccgcagcccccttCTCCACCCCCGGCGCCCGAGGGCTTGGCGCAGCCCTACGAGCCCTTCGAGGTGcccgaggaggaggagctgccGCCGCACGCCTTCCCCTTCCCGTACCAGATGTCACCCGAGGAGGGCGGCTCGGACGACGACGCCATCGACCCCGACCTGATGGCGTATCTGAGCTCGCTGCACCACGAGGCGCTGGCGCCCGGGCTGGATAGCCCCGATAAATTGGTGCGCAAACGGCGTTCCCAAATGCCCCAGGAGTGCCCCGTGTGCCACAAAGTCATCCACGGCGCCGGCAAGCTGCCGCGCCACATGCGCACGCACACGGGGGAGAAGCCCTTCGCCTGCCAGGTGTGCGGCGTGCGCTTCACGCG GAACGACAAGCTGAAGATCCACATGCGCAAGCACACGGGCGAGCGGCCCTACTCGTGCCAGCACTGCAGCGCCCGCTTCCTGCACAGCTACGACCTGAAGAACCACATGCACCTGCACACGGGCGCGCGGCCCTACGAGTGCTACCTCTGCCACAAAGCCTTCGCCAAGGACGACCACCTGCAGCGGCACCTCAAGGGTCAGAACTGCCTGGAGGTCCGCACCCGACGCCGACGCCGCGAagaccccccccctccgccgACCCCCGACGCGCCGCCCGGCATCGACCTCTCCAACGGGCGCCTGGAGGGGCTGCGCCTCTCCCTCGCTCGTTATTGGGGGCCGGCGCAGataaaggaggaggaggaggagccggagatggagatggagccCGAGGCTGAAGAGGGGCCGCAGCCGGACGGCATGGTGCCCGTGGAGATGGTGTAG
- the ZBTB7B gene encoding zinc finger and BTB domain-containing protein 7B isoform X2, with amino-acid sequence MASPEDDLIGIPFPEHSSELLSSLNEQRHLGVLCDVTIKTQGLEYRTHRAVLAACSRYFKKLFAGPGPGQEVCELDFVGPEALGALLEFAYTATLTISSSNMGEVLQAAQLLEIPCVIAACADILQCHGLEAPGPDDDDCERARRYLEAFATLPDGDAPAAPPARPAARRSKKTRKFLQARGARLNNHSEEPPAEAEGSHSPLPAPQPPSPPPAPEGLAQPYEPFEVPEEEELPPHAFPFPYQMSPEEGGSDDDAIDPDLMAYLSSLHHEALAPGLDSPDKLVRKRRSQMPQECPVCHKVIHGAGKLPRHMRTHTGEKPFACQVCGVRFTRNDKLKIHMRKHTGERPYSCQHCSARFLHSYDLKNHMHLHTGARPYECYLCHKAFAKDDHLQRHLKGQNCLEVRTRRRRREDPPPPPTPDAPPGIDLSNGRLEGLRLSLARYWGPAQIKEEEEEPEMEMEPEAEEGPQPDGMVPVEMV; translated from the exons ATGGCGAGCCCCGAGGACGACCTGATCGGCATCCCCTTCCCCGAGCACAGCAGCgagctgctgagcagcctgaACGAGCAGCGGCACCTCGGGGTGCTGTGCGACGTCACCATCAAGACGCAGGGCTTGGAGTACCGCACGCACCGCGCCGTGCTGGCCGCCTGCAGCCGCTACTTCAAGAAGCTGTtcgcggggccggggccgggccaGGAGGTCTGCGAGTTGGACTTTGTGGGGCCGGAGGCGTTGGGAGCTCTGCTGGAGTTCGCCTACACCGCCACGCTGACCATCAGCAGCTCCAACATGGGcgaggtgctgcaggcagcccagctgctggagaTCCCGTGCGTCATCGCCGCCTGCGCCGACATCCTGCAGTGCCACGGCTTGGAAGCTCCCGGCCCCGATGACGACGACTGCGAGCGCGCCCGTCGGTACCTGGAGGCGTTCGCCACCCTCCCCGACGGGGACgcccccgccgctccccccgcccgccccgccgctcgcCGCAGCAAGAAGACCCGCAAGTTCCTGCAGGCGCGCGGCGCTCGCCTCAACAACCACAGCGAGGAGCCGCCCGCCGAGGCCGAAGGCTCCCACAGCCCCCtgcccgccccgcagcccccttCTCCACCCCCGGCGCCCGAGGGCTTGGCGCAGCCCTACGAGCCCTTCGAGGTGcccgaggaggaggagctgccGCCGCACGCCTTCCCCTTCCCGTACCAGATGTCACCCGAGGAGGGCGGCTCGGACGACGACGCCATCGACCCCGACCTGATGGCGTATCTGAGCTCGCTGCACCACGAGGCGCTGGCGCCCGGGCTGGATAGCCCCGATAAATTGGTGCGCAAACGGCGTTCCCAAATGCCCCAGGAGTGCCCCGTGTGCCACAAAGTCATCCACGGCGCCGGCAAGCTGCCGCGCCACATGCGCACGCACACGGGGGAGAAGCCCTTCGCCTGCCAGGTGTGCGGCGTGCGCTTCACGCG GAACGACAAGCTGAAGATCCACATGCGCAAGCACACGGGCGAGCGGCCCTACTCGTGCCAGCACTGCAGCGCCCGCTTCCTGCACAGCTACGACCTGAAGAACCACATGCACCTGCACACGGGCGCGCGGCCCTACGAGTGCTACCTCTGCCACAAAGCCTTCGCCAAGGACGACCACCTGCAGCGGCACCTCAAGGGTCAGAACTGCCTGGAGGTCCGCACCCGACGCCGACGCCGCGAagaccccccccctccgccgACCCCCGACGCGCCGCCCGGCATCGACCTCTCCAACGGGCGCCTGGAGGGGCTGCGCCTCTCCCTCGCTCGTTATTGGGGGCCGGCGCAGataaaggaggaggaggaggagccggagatggagatggagccCGAGGCTGAAGAGGGGCCGCAGCCGGACGGCATGGTGCCCGTGGAGATGGTGTAG